One window of uncultured Methanoregula sp. genomic DNA carries:
- a CDS encoding flagellin gives MRRSNSENAFTGLEAAIVLIAFVVVAAVFSYVVLAAGFFTTQKSQEVVHTGVQQASSTLEIVGNVYGVGQAGDSIDTLNFSCALAPGGTPVDFDKVVITYSNSSVLETLTHVGIGTPGTNPSAGQWSVAAVQNPMTNDDVLEKGEQFDIMAKPTSPILKNDQFNLDLKPSIGAALSIARTAPASIQKVNIIY, from the coding sequence ATGAGAAGATCCAATTCTGAAAATGCATTCACCGGCCTCGAAGCAGCGATTGTGCTTATTGCGTTCGTTGTTGTCGCAGCCGTTTTCTCGTATGTAGTGCTCGCCGCCGGGTTCTTCACTACCCAGAAAAGCCAGGAAGTCGTCCACACCGGTGTCCAGCAGGCAAGTTCAACGCTCGAAATCGTTGGCAATGTGTATGGTGTCGGCCAGGCAGGAGATTCAATCGACACCCTCAATTTCAGCTGTGCATTGGCTCCAGGCGGAACGCCGGTTGATTTTGACAAGGTCGTAATAACCTACAGCAACTCGTCCGTACTGGAGACGCTCACGCACGTGGGAATCGGAACCCCGGGCACCAACCCGTCTGCAGGACAATGGTCGGTTGCTGCGGTCCAGAACCCGATGACAAACGATGATGTCCTTGAAAAAGGAGAGCAGTTCGATATCATGGCCAAACCTACCAGTCCGATTCTGAAAAACGATCAGTTTAACCTGGATCTCAAACCGTCTATTGGTGCGGCACTCTCTATTGCCCGAACCG